In the genome of Arachis stenosperma cultivar V10309 chromosome 6, arast.V10309.gnm1.PFL2, whole genome shotgun sequence, the window ACTCTAATcatatgaaaaattaataattagttagaACTATCTGATAGATGGAGAATGGGTTCTTGCGAAAAATGAGACCCCGTAAAAAATAGAAATGGAGAGTAATATTCTCCTACGgcagaaaataaaaacaaagatggagaacaaatctaaagacaaaaataaaaagcaagaaGACATCCCCCACTTCTGCCCTGTCCCATTCACATCTCTATTTTCATCTGCACAAATTTGTACACGAATGCGTAGCATTGAAATAGAATAAACCTCTATTATTGCTTTTTATTCTACTCGGAATAGAATAAAGATAAGTTGAGGACTTGACGGGCAGACTtgtattcaaaatatttttagttaggcCATGAGATGACATCGAAATAGATACTAACATAGTAGTATATTAATtttaagttatatatatatatatatatatatatatatatatatatatatatatatatattattaatttaattatttatataaaatataaattaaaattttaagtgtaTTCATACTTGCTGTCCTTTTTAGGTTTGCTCCTGCTTCTCATTCAACAGTACCTTAATTATCACCAGAGATGCTTCAACAGTAGTTCAACATGAATGGCTAGCTAGTTCTGCAATATATATCATTTTGCCTTAAATTTAAGTGTATGAAATCAAACCTATTTAGCAGGATATAATGAGCGAGCATAACGTtgagtttattttatattacccctaaaaataaattaattaattaaataaaatatttaattaatttattattttctataattttactaaatttttaattaagtgttatgttttttttttcagttaagtttctacattatttttaattttataattatatcttttcatacaaaaaatgttaaaattaatcgAATATTTCTCCCAAAATGCATGCGGTCAAATATCTAGttagatttttaattatgaataccTTTAATTTACGAAGAAATATtcagttaattttaataatttttatactagaaaggatttaattataaaattaaaagtagtatatggacccaattaaaagaagaaaaagtataaaaacctaattaaaaatttggtaaaattataaaaaccaataaaataaataaacataaataaaaatccTCGAGTTTATTTTGGTAttcttctttatatatataagattTCTTATAGACTAGGGATATTACTAAGTCAATTGATAAGTATTCGGGTTAAATATGAATTTTGTCCTTAAGATATAGGtcgaaaatttttttcgtcTCCAATCTTTTTTCGCATATAAAATCGTTCCTAAGATTTAACACCAACTtttaaaattgatctttttacttaaatcttaaaattttggaccaaattattcaaaacaaaaaaaattataaaaaattaagaaaaaaagaatatttcTACTTCtgcaaagaagaaggaaaaaagaaCAAGAGcaaggaaagaagaaaaagaagctgTCCACAATGGCACAATCCACTTTTGTCTCTGCTTCTGTCGTCATTTTTGTACGATTTTAGTCCCTAAATAAGAACGATTTTAAAACCAAGTTAAACTTTAGAAAcagttttgtatgaaaaaaagATTGGGACGAAAGCTAagtattcttaaaattaatcagttttgaatttataataaaattaattaattaaaaaataactttcTATACTCTATGACTCTATGTGGTAAGTGTGATTTGATGAGTTTAGGATACCAATTTTAGCGATAGAGAATTTCTACAAAAATGTTTATGTTCATATTTAACATATGCCTGCATTGACTACTAGAAAAGGATCTTGATGTCAATATATATAGTAAGAGGATCATTTGCTAAATGTGACTTTTATTAGTATCATCCCTGAGTTCACGTTAATGTGATATCTTTGTGGTTCTTTGTTTGAACTTTGAAGGATGGAAAAGATAACTCTAAGGTTGAATTGTGTATAGCATTCATGAACAGACCCATATCATGAAATTGTATCAAGCAAAGTGAACTGTGGTATTCTTATTCAACTTGTTTGGGACTATGATTGCTGCCCCAGTCTGTTTTCCAGCAGAAAGGAATTGGAGTGCTTGGAGACTAAAACCTGATATAACATTGGTGGCTATTATATACTCGGTACGCACCTCCATAATTCTCTTAAGATATCATTTTGTTACTCATGTGAGACATATACCAGACACAAATTTTGGGAATCAAAATATCTTCTCACAACGAGATAGAAACAAAAACTTGAGAGCCCGTTTAGTTTGcgtttttatcttttgtttttatatttaatatttttatttttttaaactttataaaaaataaaaacaataaaattttattttttgtttttattttttatttttatttttttataaaatttaaaaaataaaaaatactaaaaattaaaattaaaattaaaaatataaatcaaacACACCTTATATTCGAGTAGTCTCTTGAATAATTTATTCACTTTTTATCACGTCTCTTGagctatttttaaaattgatttttttgtgttgagtttagattttatttctaaaaataaaaatataaaaacttagaatatatttgatttatatttttatttttttagtattttttttatttatctcctgttctcttgttctttataaaattttaaaaacaaaaaaataaaaaaaaaacaaacaaaacaaactcTACTTAGagtttttatttctatttagaaagtatagaaaacataaaaagaaattaTCTATTGGAAcagaataataatatatttgtatatttgcaataaaatactattttatatattagtaaaaaataatataataaagaaCGCTTCGTTAGCATCGATTAATAATTAAGTTACGTGTATATTAAAGttaattgttaaaattaattattcgtataaaatacatattaaaatataaaatatatattaaaaataaattaaataacacatatttatatataatatataataattaattttaataattaattttaatatataaataatatttttttagcatTCCCATAAAATAATGTTATAAGAGTTagaaaaaagtatttttttctgttatacaataaaaaaaaacttaatttaaaaaaaaaatccaattttatattccaaaatttaacaaatttttttatttatgggGCAAGTTTGCCGTACTCCGACAAACTTTCTAAAATTCATAAAGTTCACAGCACTTTCGATAAATCTTAAATTTCTATGTTTTCGAGTTGAAAAAGGTTTATTTGTGTACTCTTGCGTATTGGTGTACTCTTGAGACACGTTCATAATGGTTGTCATTGATGCCGAcgatgttaaaaaaattatggttattgtattttctaatttttcttctcaTCTAAATTAAACCAAactagatttttatttttgtgtacTATTGTGTTCTCCTATATATTATTAGAGACGATATTATTAGTTACTATTGTAACCAACAATGTTAAAGAAATCATATTTATTGTATTATCTAtttatattatctttttttatctttaatttttttgtatattgtctatttattttttttataggtGTTTACAGAGGATTTAACTCAAAGTTAGCCGTGGAATAAAACGAAATTCATATAAAACTAAAATTCAAGGATGTGACGAActcatttaaaataaaataaaataaaaaacgtaTTCCACACTTTAAAGTTCggataatatttttgaaaaaataatatttttctcattttataGTAGAAAAAAATCCTATCATAATATACACATGTTGCAGGCATTGTGTAGCACGTTGTTAAACATTGTGGTTCACACTCGGTGTCTCCACCGAAAAGGCTCTGTATATATGTCAATCTTCAAGCTTCTCTCAATTGCCAATGCTACTGCTATGATTGTAATATTCCTTGGTGAAGCTTTGTATCTTGGAAGGTATATTATCTATCAATTAAAACTATTTAATTTCTGATCAACTCAAATTATGtacttaattagttaattttacTTTTCCATTGTTGCTTAATAATCTTTTTCTCTTGAACTTTAGTGTTGTTGGAGCAGTGATAGTGTCTACTGAGTTTTATTCTGTTATttggagaaaaacaaaagaagaggAATTGTTTCAAGATGAAAACTCCTTGTTGGACAGTAAGGTTCCTTTAATGATTTGTTGTATCAATTATGAAACAAAAGAAATGACAAATTTAGAATTCATGCACTCATTTCATAATGACTGTGTTCGCATCTTTCCTGTTATATTGAGCAAGTTGAAGAGCTTTATAAAGTTGGTAGCATTTTTTCTGTTATCTGAAATTAACCGTAAAAGAAAAAGGATGTATTTGACAAggaaaaaaatatgtttaaattttttaaaagttttaactttcgattttactaatttttttatttataaaggTAGAAGTGATTTTCTACTTAAAACCACAGTTTATAAGAAACTAATGATTCTTACTATtgatattaaatatttatttattttttactaattttattttttatacatgttattgtattatttataaaatttttattatttttatttatataaactcctttttattgtttattatttttattttttgttaacggtttatttgatattatacacttttataattataattttttgtattattttactattatctttttataatatagtTTATTGGTTTCATcaggtaaaataaattaaaaaaaaattaaccgtaaataataataaaaaaaatatagtgtattaaaaaaatattaataatactaaaaaaattatatataaaaaatatcataaaaaatttttaaatttgttttgatcactactaaaataaagatttaattttttaattatttttaatattctcttttataattgtaattctCATATACTATGTTTTAgtgtaattatattttaatgtattttttataatataaattatagtcttattaaaaaaagacaaattaaataaaaattaattataaataataataaaattataaacattgaattttagaataatattaaaaataaaattattaaaaatattaaaataaaaatataatttaaaaaaaatactaaattaacaTTCTCATGTTAATATTCATCATGGACAATGGCCACTAATAAAGTCCCTTCATATTGGTTATACAAGTCGGTTTGATCGagatagaaaaggaaaagaaaaagaaaaacttgTGGAGTAGGAGAATAATGAATGGAAAAAATGAGGttaaaaaggaagagaataaaatacaacaaaaaaagaaaagaaaagtgcgGGCTTTCTCTGTATACGGTCGTATACAGTTTGACAAAACGGCAATTGGTCTAAAGTAGCATGATACAAAAATTAAAgagcaatattttaaattaattcacaaaaaatttttagccaaatattttaaattttaattactaaaattaaagtaaagCTGTCTTGTGGATCGCACACAAGTTGATTATTAGTATAGTATGAACTATGAAGTAGTGAAGACCAGCAAGCCATATCCACCTAAATTATTGCAATGAAGATCCGTTTCACATCACATTTCTTATCTTCCAACAATTTAATATTTCTGCTTGTGTTCTACGTCACCCATTATAACCAAAGTCACTCTCACACACAAATACGCCAAATGATCAAAGCTTTTTtcagcattatcttgaaagtgaTGCCACCAAACCAAAATGAGTATTTTCATAGCAACACTCCACTCTACTACTCTCTCTGCCTAAAAATTTTGTCCACATATCTAAAATTTTCGTCTGACAAAAATAATCCAGGTTTaccaaattaatttatttgtataaaatatatattgaaaataaattaaataatatatataaaataaaaaaaatggtcGACTTGTCAGTTGTCATCATTTGACAGAAGCCTTTTCCTCCCTGACTACCGAACTTGAACTTGAGTCTCGCAatattgcatttgcatgttaGTTTTTTGAGGGGAAGAGGAAGATGGCGAGAAAGTTGTTGAATGATTTGGTTCCTTTGGGTGCCATGGTGAGCATGGAATGCGTGAATGTTGGATTGAACACTCTGTTCAAAGCAGCTACCATGAAAGGCATGAGCTACCATGTCTTTGTTGTTTATGCTTATGCTGTTGCTGCTATTCTGCTTCTTCCTGCTCCCTTCTTCTCCTCAAGGTTATTATTGACTTTTACAATCATTTCATTTGCAAACAAAAATATGTTATATTGTGTTACTTTCTCTGTTTTGCAGATCAAGAGTGCTTCCTCCTCTTACTTTGCCAGTTGCAACTAAAATTGCTTTTCTTGGTCTCATCGGGTACATGCAAAttgtaatttaatttgatgGATCTTGGATTTCTTCTGTTACTTCTTTTGGTCTTTACTGATGGATTGTTGAAAATTGAAGATGCTCATCTCAGATAATGGGGTACACAGGAATCAGTTTCAGTTCGCCAACTCTTTCTTCGGCGATCAGCAATTTGGTGCCGGCTTTTACCTTCTTGCTCGCCATCGCTTTCAGGTTCCTTACCTCCATTGATATGAATAGCAAAAGAATCTCGCTGTCTTGCATTTTCAATGGTTAAGGACTTCTCTCAATCATTAGTTTTGGTTAACGTGTTTTTCTTTTACGTTTGGTTAACTACTTTTTTATGTCCAACTTTGATTCCTAGATTTCCCAAGTAGTAATAACTTTCCATTTTTGGCAGTTTTTAATTGAAACATAACTTTTTATAAGTTACAATGACATTttttgttgaaaaaaaaaaagagtgaatTGATAAAACTTACAGATAAACATGCTCTTCTAACTCTTGCTATCTTGATAAGTAGAATGTGTTTGGTTTGccttttttcttctattttcagaATTTTCTGAAGAAAAAACAGGAAACTAGATgtgaaaatagaaaagaaaaaaaaaatttctacaaaattttgaaaacataaaatagtGAAAATAAAAACAGAGAATAGAAATGCATACCAAATGCACCCTTAAGTTTTCCTTAGAGGGATCGTAGTGTGCCCCTACCACTGTGCCAACTTCACTTGAACTTAACAATCTCTTTGTatgtaattattatttttaaattttgtcttTATTTTGACAGTTTATTAGATCTTGCTAGCTTCTTATAACCAAATTCATGACAAAACCTTTCAAAGCGATCCTCTGAAGTTCTACAGTTATCCAAagaattaatgtaattactactaagaaaattttgttttcgATTTTGGAAAAGTATAAATCGTATGTTTAACTTGGTGTGAGCCAGCTTGGAGTATTTATTTAGCTTCAACTTACATTGCTGGTCAGAGTAATTTGTTTTCTGTTACAAGTTGTTAACTGTATACTACTTAAACCACCTCTTCTGCATGTAAACggtttatttgaattaatgCAATAAATGAATTTCATCTTCCGAAAAGCTGATGATCCTGTCACCCCATTCATTAGTTCACATCCTTACTGAAGAATAGTTAATGACTAAGTTTAAAGTTCAAACTACTCAGATGAATGATTTCTTTATGATTCATATTGTTATTCTGACTTTGTACACCATGTTTTCTGTTGAATGTTTTTAAGGATGGAAAAAGTGGCTCTGAAAAGTTCAAGCAGCCAAGCTAAAGTCTTGGGCACCATAGTATCAATATCAGGAGCATTCGTTGTAACTCTTTACAAAGGACCACCGATCATCATTATTCATGCGCCTTCGTTCTCAATTCAACGTCCAATTAACAATCTCAGTTCTGTGGATCAAAGTTGGGCCATCGGCGGCCTTCTACTGATGGCTGAGTATATATTGGTTCCTATGTGGTACATTGTACAAGTACGAATTTCCCGGCTGCTATAGGAAGTTTCAGAGAGGCTAATTCTAATAAAGTTTATCTAATTTTGGACTAAATATATTTTACAGGTGCAAATCATGAAGGTGTACCCTGCTGAACTAACTGTTGTCTTCTATTACAATTTATGCGTAAGCATCATGGCCGCAATTGTTGGCATTTTTACAGAGACAAATCCAGGTGCTTGGAAAATAGGAGTAGATACAGCGTTGGCATCTGTCCTTTGCTCTGTAAGATACACACAAAGTAGAAGAGAACTTTATGGTATAGTGTATGCTATttatctgaaaaaaaaaattttgatgatgCATTTCACATGTTTAGGGAATTTTCGGATCGTTCTTGAACAATGCTGTCCACACATGGGTATTACGCATAAAGGGACCTGTCTACGTCGCAATGTTCAAGCCACTCTCGATTGTCATAGCTGTAGCCATGGGGGTCATGTTTCTTGGTGATTCTCTTCACCTTGGAAGGTATGTGTTTGGCTTTTCGGATAAACTCGGTTACATGTATACATCTGCAAATGCCACTAAATTGTTTCTCCACTTTGCAGTCTAATTGGAGCAACAATAATATCAATTGGATTTTACACAGTAATGTGGGGTAAGGCAGCAGAAGAGGTGGATGAAAACATCTCAAACCCGGTGTTACCAACTACAGAGAACAATGTTCCTCTCTTGCAAAGCTATAAAAGTGATTTATCTGAAGAAAAACATTCACTTATATAACTGACCAAACTACTCTTCAAAGCTCTAAGCAATGAAAAATATCCCAAACGAGAAGCCAGAAAAGAAACGGAGTAGATGGAAGACAGAATCAGAAAGAACAAATATAGAAGCATATAAGGATCAAAAATCCCATCAGGAACAGTTCAATTGAATGAGAGTAGTGTACTTACACCACAAAGCAAGGAACATAAACCAAAATTTCTAAAGAGAAAGAATTCTATCAGCAAGTGGGAGTAATATGAACGTGTATTctgaagatatgaaaagaaagcaAGCTTGTGTGTCTGTTGTAACATATTTTCCATGATAGGTTTCCAAAAGCTTCTGTGCAGCTTAATTTGTATTAAGTCAGCAAATATTGCTAAATAAaccaaaaaaagaaattgaaaatcaGTAATAACCAGTGGTGCCTACTCTGATACAGAATGAAAGAGTGCAGagatacaaaaaaaagagtaaGAGTAACATTGtgtctttcttttttttaatggaTGCCACAATAAAATTTTGTATCTTATGTATGGCATGAATTTGTATCGAGTGTAGTTAACAAGCGAATCGAAAGTTTTTCTTTTCCCAACCGAATAGTAATAAGGACGGAGAGTTTTGAAAAACAGACTGGGGATGGGGACAAATCCCATCCCCATAGAACCGTTGTAATCCCTAAAATAGAGAGAAATACAATcctaaggtagcgtttgttcTGAGGTACTGAGACAGAGACGTTTGTTTTGAGAtactgagacagagactgagagactgagactcaATATTGTGTTTGTTAATTCAAAGACTGGTACTAGAATTTGTGTCTCtatctctaaaatttcagtatttcagtacctccaaaaagtaggaACACAGGAGGACTGAAATTTATAGAGatggagactgaaactttaataacattttatacctaaaatattttcatttcaatgaattaatttcaattttatcctttgtacaaattaaattagaattttatttttgtttcaattcctgtctcccattttgtaccaaacaaaatactgagatttatttcaatccctgtctctcagtctcagtctttccgtctctgtctctccaccaaaaACTATACCCCAAAGTGACAATAAAATATGTATACCTTAAAAAATGCAGAATATTTCAAATTATTTGCCTTTTATTACAAATCAAACATTAATATCCTCAATATGAAGAGTCTACATGCCTCGTCCtaactaaagaaaaataatacacCACAATGTCAAATTTTTGGGGGGGAACAATTTCTCTAAATAGGGAAAAATATTCCCTAGTCCCTACCCTCTCCTATCCATTCCTCCACAAGGAATATAATGTTTCTGAATGAGGAAAGATATTAAATGATAGACATGAATAGAGTAGAAAGCATTCAACCGCCAATGAAAATGACAAGATGCATCTAAGCAGCTGATGCATTTCAAATTCCCCCAAATACTCCCCGTcagatttcaatatctcctcTGCGTGCTTCATTGTTCAGCTCACCGTCTACTGTATAGATCTCATGGTACAAAAATCTGATAACGCGTGTTTAGTACCCCTCGAAAAACGTACCACAAAGCAACAGTGAAAATTGAAATAGCTCTCGCCAAATCATTTCATGCTTTCAGGTCATCAGATATTGCCGACGGTATACAATGTGTTGTGAGGATATCCAAGGTTGCGGCCTTGGCAGTGCTGGTCTTTAGTACTACTATCTGCAAAATTGGGACATTCAAAATTTGAATAAGCATTCATCTGATTCATAATGAAGTTATTGAGCTATAAAATATTCGAGAATTAAAGTAGTTATCTCATCGGGGCTTCCTTGTTTAGACCTGTGTACTTTTCTTTTTGCTCTCTCTTTGGcttacccaaaaataaaatattgcaGCAATTTGATCAAAATTTTAAACATTTgtgtttttaactttttatagATATCTATTGTCGCATGCATATTTTGACCAACACCTCCTAAATCTTTTCAAACTTCAATCCAAATATTGTCTAAGCCTACTGCCCTCTCATTCTTCATCAGCTTTAGGACTTCCTTTACTTCAACGTCTC includes:
- the LOC130935447 gene encoding WAT1-related protein At3g28050-like isoform X2; the encoded protein is MARKLLNDLVPLGAMVSMECVNVGLNTLFKAATMKDQECFLLLLCQLQLKLLFLVSSGISFSSPTLSSAISNLVPAFTFLLAIAFRMEKVALKSSSSQAKVLGTIVSISGAFVVTLYKGPPIIIIHAPSFSIQRPINNLSSVDQSWAIGGLLLMAEYILVPMWYIVQVQIMKVYPAELTVVFYYNLCVSIMAAIVGIFTETNPGAWKIGVDTALASVLCSGIFGSFLNNAVHTWVLRIKGPVYVAMFKPLSIVIAVAMGVMFLGDSLHLGSLIGATIISIGFYTVMWGKAAEEVDENISNPVLPTTENNVPLLQSYKSDLSEEKHSLI
- the LOC130935447 gene encoding WAT1-related protein At3g28050-like isoform X4: MSLLFMLMLLLLFCFFLLPSSPQDQECFLLLLCQLQLKLLFLVSSGISFSSPTLSSAISNLVPAFTFLLAIAFRMEKVALKSSSSQAKVLGTIVSISGAFVVTLYKGPPIIIIHAPSFSIQRPINNLSSVDQSWAIGGLLLMAEYILVPMWYIVQVQIMKVYPAELTVVFYYNLCVSIMAAIVGIFTETNPGAWKIGVDTALASVLCSGIFGSFLNNAVHTWVLRIKGPVYVAMFKPLSIVIAVAMGVMFLGDSLHLGSLIGATIISIGFYTVMWGKAAEEVDENISNPVLPTTENNVPLLQSYKSDLSEEKHSLI
- the LOC130935447 gene encoding WAT1-related protein At3g28050-like isoform X1 → MARKLLNDLVPLGAMVSMECVNVGLNTLFKAATMKGMSYHVFVVYAYAVAAILLLPAPFFSSRSRVLPPLTLPVATKIAFLGLIGCSSQIMGYTGISFSSPTLSSAISNLVPAFTFLLAIAFRMEKVALKSSSSQAKVLGTIVSISGAFVVTLYKGPPIIIIHAPSFSIQRPINNLSSVDQSWAIGGLLLMAEYILVPMWYIVQVQIMKVYPAELTVVFYYNLCVSIMAAIVGIFTETNPGAWKIGVDTALASVLCSGIFGSFLNNAVHTWVLRIKGPVYVAMFKPLSIVIAVAMGVMFLGDSLHLGSLIGATIISIGFYTVMWGKAAEEVDENISNPVLPTTENNVPLLQSYKSDLSEEKHSLI
- the LOC130935447 gene encoding WAT1-related protein At3g28050-like isoform X3, encoding MRECWIEHSVQSSYHERSRVLPPLTLPVATKIAFLGLIGCSSQIMGYTGISFSSPTLSSAISNLVPAFTFLLAIAFRMEKVALKSSSSQAKVLGTIVSISGAFVVTLYKGPPIIIIHAPSFSIQRPINNLSSVDQSWAIGGLLLMAEYILVPMWYIVQVQIMKVYPAELTVVFYYNLCVSIMAAIVGIFTETNPGAWKIGVDTALASVLCSGIFGSFLNNAVHTWVLRIKGPVYVAMFKPLSIVIAVAMGVMFLGDSLHLGSLIGATIISIGFYTVMWGKAAEEVDENISNPVLPTTENNVPLLQSYKSDLSEEKHSLI